Proteins found in one Oncorhynchus mykiss isolate Arlee chromosome 3, USDA_OmykA_1.1, whole genome shotgun sequence genomic segment:
- the LOC110516767 gene encoding upstream stimulatory factor 2 isoform X3, which produces MDMHLEQSLDTATSHDKQEEEVVQLEGDGEGEQTAVTIGSIQQAQAFADHNIQYQFRSEGGQVTYRVVQVTDQQLEGRDDGGGPVSVVSTAAFPGAPQAVAQAVIQNPFSNGGSPVGETLGGETRFAYFPATAVSDGTVSVQTTSDPTQAGGQFYVMMTPPDVLQTGTQRTIAPRTHPYPEDETEMLQHDGLNWKMDGPRTPRDERRRAQHNEVERRRRDKINNWIVTLSKIIPDCNIDSTKTGASKGGILSKACDYIRELRQNNQRLLDGVKEVERVQVDNELCRQQIEELKNENALLRAQLQQHGIESVGETPPQ; this is translated from the exons ATGGATATGCACCTCGAACAGAGTCTGGACACCGCGACAAG TCACGACAAACAAGAGGAGGAGGTCGTCCAATTAGAAG GAGACGGGGAAGGGGAGcagactgctgttaccatagGCAGTATTCAGCAGGCCCAGGCATTCGCGGACCACAACATTCAGTACCAGTTCCGCTCTGAGGGTGGTCAG gTGACTTACCGTGTTGTCCAGGTAACTGACCAGCAGCTGGAGGGGAGAGATGACGGGGGAGGGCCGGTTAGCGTGGTCTCCACGGCCGCCTTCCCCGGCGCTCCTCAAGCAGTGGCCCAG GCTGTGATCCAGAACCCTTTCAGTAATGGGGGGAGCCCCGTGGGAGAGACGCTGGGAGGGGAGACGCGCTTCGCCTACTTCCCAGCTACGGCTGTGAGCGACGGCACTGTGTCTGTGCAGACCACCTCCGACCCCACACAGGCTGGGG GTCAGTTCTACGTGATGATGACCCCTCCTGACGTCTTGCAGACAGGCACACAGCGAACCATAGCCCCGCGCACACACCCCTACCCTGA AGACGAAACCGAGATGCTGCAACATGACGGTTTAAACTG GAAAATGGATGGCCCACGGACACCCAGAGATGAAAGGAGGAGAGCTCAACACAATGAAG TTGAGAGGCGGCGGAGAGACAAGATCAACAATTGGATTGTCACGCTCTCCAAAATCATCCCCGACTGCAACATAGACAGCACCAAGACGGGGGCT AGTAAAGGGGGCATCCTGTCTAAGGCGTGTGACTACATCCGAGAGCTCCGTCAGAATAACCAGAGGCTCCTGGACGGTGtcaaagaggtggagagagtacAGGTGGACAACGAGCTCTGCAGACAGCAG ATCGAGGAGCTGAAGAATGAGAATGCCCTTCTCCGAGCGCAACTCCAGCAGCACGGCATCGAGAGCGTGGGCGAGACGCCGCCACAATGA
- the LOC110516767 gene encoding upstream stimulatory factor 2 isoform X5 — MDMHLEQSLDTATSHDKQEEEVVQLEGDGEGEQTAVTIGSIQQAQAFADHNIQYQFRSEGGQVTYRVVQVTDQQLEGRDDGGGPVSVVSTAAFPGAPQAVAQAVIQNPFSNGGSPVGETLGGETRFAYFPATAVSDGTVSVQTTSDPTQAGGQFYVMMTPPDVLQTGTQRTIAPRTHPYPEKMDGPRTPRDERRRAQHNEVERRRRDKINNWIVTLSKIIPDCNIDSTKTGAVSHSSKGGILSKACDYIRELRQNNQRLLDGVKEVERVQVDNELCRQQIEELKNENALLRAQLQQHGIESVGETPPQ, encoded by the exons ATGGATATGCACCTCGAACAGAGTCTGGACACCGCGACAAG TCACGACAAACAAGAGGAGGAGGTCGTCCAATTAGAAG GAGACGGGGAAGGGGAGcagactgctgttaccatagGCAGTATTCAGCAGGCCCAGGCATTCGCGGACCACAACATTCAGTACCAGTTCCGCTCTGAGGGTGGTCAG gTGACTTACCGTGTTGTCCAGGTAACTGACCAGCAGCTGGAGGGGAGAGATGACGGGGGAGGGCCGGTTAGCGTGGTCTCCACGGCCGCCTTCCCCGGCGCTCCTCAAGCAGTGGCCCAG GCTGTGATCCAGAACCCTTTCAGTAATGGGGGGAGCCCCGTGGGAGAGACGCTGGGAGGGGAGACGCGCTTCGCCTACTTCCCAGCTACGGCTGTGAGCGACGGCACTGTGTCTGTGCAGACCACCTCCGACCCCACACAGGCTGGGG GTCAGTTCTACGTGATGATGACCCCTCCTGACGTCTTGCAGACAGGCACACAGCGAACCATAGCCCCGCGCACACACCCCTACCCTGA GAAAATGGATGGCCCACGGACACCCAGAGATGAAAGGAGGAGAGCTCAACACAATGAAG TTGAGAGGCGGCGGAGAGACAAGATCAACAATTGGATTGTCACGCTCTCCAAAATCATCCCCGACTGCAACATAGACAGCACCAAGACGGGGGCTGTAAGTCACTCT AGTAAAGGGGGCATCCTGTCTAAGGCGTGTGACTACATCCGAGAGCTCCGTCAGAATAACCAGAGGCTCCTGGACGGTGtcaaagaggtggagagagtacAGGTGGACAACGAGCTCTGCAGACAGCAG ATCGAGGAGCTGAAGAATGAGAATGCCCTTCTCCGAGCGCAACTCCAGCAGCACGGCATCGAGAGCGTGGGCGAGACGCCGCCACAATGA
- the LOC110516767 gene encoding upstream stimulatory factor 2 isoform X2 — protein sequence MDMHLEQSLDTATSHDKQEEEVVQLEDGEGEQTAVTIGSIQQAQAFADHNIQYQFRSEGGQVTYRVVQVTDQQLEGRDDGGGPVSVVSTAAFPGAPQAVAQAVIQNPFSNGGSPVGETLGGETRFAYFPATAVSDGTVSVQTTSDPTQAGGQFYVMMTPPDVLQTGTQRTIAPRTHPYPEDETEMLQHDGLNWKMDGPRTPRDERRRAQHNEVERRRRDKINNWIVTLSKIIPDCNIDSTKTGAVSHSSKGGILSKACDYIRELRQNNQRLLDGVKEVERVQVDNELCRQQIEELKNENALLRAQLQQHGIESVGETPPQ from the exons ATGGATATGCACCTCGAACAGAGTCTGGACACCGCGACAAG TCACGACAAACAAGAGGAGGAGGTCGTCCAATTAGAAG ACGGGGAAGGGGAGcagactgctgttaccatagGCAGTATTCAGCAGGCCCAGGCATTCGCGGACCACAACATTCAGTACCAGTTCCGCTCTGAGGGTGGTCAG gTGACTTACCGTGTTGTCCAGGTAACTGACCAGCAGCTGGAGGGGAGAGATGACGGGGGAGGGCCGGTTAGCGTGGTCTCCACGGCCGCCTTCCCCGGCGCTCCTCAAGCAGTGGCCCAG GCTGTGATCCAGAACCCTTTCAGTAATGGGGGGAGCCCCGTGGGAGAGACGCTGGGAGGGGAGACGCGCTTCGCCTACTTCCCAGCTACGGCTGTGAGCGACGGCACTGTGTCTGTGCAGACCACCTCCGACCCCACACAGGCTGGGG GTCAGTTCTACGTGATGATGACCCCTCCTGACGTCTTGCAGACAGGCACACAGCGAACCATAGCCCCGCGCACACACCCCTACCCTGA AGACGAAACCGAGATGCTGCAACATGACGGTTTAAACTG GAAAATGGATGGCCCACGGACACCCAGAGATGAAAGGAGGAGAGCTCAACACAATGAAG TTGAGAGGCGGCGGAGAGACAAGATCAACAATTGGATTGTCACGCTCTCCAAAATCATCCCCGACTGCAACATAGACAGCACCAAGACGGGGGCTGTAAGTCACTCT AGTAAAGGGGGCATCCTGTCTAAGGCGTGTGACTACATCCGAGAGCTCCGTCAGAATAACCAGAGGCTCCTGGACGGTGtcaaagaggtggagagagtacAGGTGGACAACGAGCTCTGCAGACAGCAG ATCGAGGAGCTGAAGAATGAGAATGCCCTTCTCCGAGCGCAACTCCAGCAGCACGGCATCGAGAGCGTGGGCGAGACGCCGCCACAATGA
- the LOC110516767 gene encoding upstream stimulatory factor 2 isoform X1: MDMHLEQSLDTATSHDKQEEEVVQLEGDGEGEQTAVTIGSIQQAQAFADHNIQYQFRSEGGQVTYRVVQVTDQQLEGRDDGGGPVSVVSTAAFPGAPQAVAQAVIQNPFSNGGSPVGETLGGETRFAYFPATAVSDGTVSVQTTSDPTQAGGQFYVMMTPPDVLQTGTQRTIAPRTHPYPEDETEMLQHDGLNWKMDGPRTPRDERRRAQHNEVERRRRDKINNWIVTLSKIIPDCNIDSTKTGAVSHSSKGGILSKACDYIRELRQNNQRLLDGVKEVERVQVDNELCRQQIEELKNENALLRAQLQQHGIESVGETPPQ; the protein is encoded by the exons ATGGATATGCACCTCGAACAGAGTCTGGACACCGCGACAAG TCACGACAAACAAGAGGAGGAGGTCGTCCAATTAGAAG GAGACGGGGAAGGGGAGcagactgctgttaccatagGCAGTATTCAGCAGGCCCAGGCATTCGCGGACCACAACATTCAGTACCAGTTCCGCTCTGAGGGTGGTCAG gTGACTTACCGTGTTGTCCAGGTAACTGACCAGCAGCTGGAGGGGAGAGATGACGGGGGAGGGCCGGTTAGCGTGGTCTCCACGGCCGCCTTCCCCGGCGCTCCTCAAGCAGTGGCCCAG GCTGTGATCCAGAACCCTTTCAGTAATGGGGGGAGCCCCGTGGGAGAGACGCTGGGAGGGGAGACGCGCTTCGCCTACTTCCCAGCTACGGCTGTGAGCGACGGCACTGTGTCTGTGCAGACCACCTCCGACCCCACACAGGCTGGGG GTCAGTTCTACGTGATGATGACCCCTCCTGACGTCTTGCAGACAGGCACACAGCGAACCATAGCCCCGCGCACACACCCCTACCCTGA AGACGAAACCGAGATGCTGCAACATGACGGTTTAAACTG GAAAATGGATGGCCCACGGACACCCAGAGATGAAAGGAGGAGAGCTCAACACAATGAAG TTGAGAGGCGGCGGAGAGACAAGATCAACAATTGGATTGTCACGCTCTCCAAAATCATCCCCGACTGCAACATAGACAGCACCAAGACGGGGGCTGTAAGTCACTCT AGTAAAGGGGGCATCCTGTCTAAGGCGTGTGACTACATCCGAGAGCTCCGTCAGAATAACCAGAGGCTCCTGGACGGTGtcaaagaggtggagagagtacAGGTGGACAACGAGCTCTGCAGACAGCAG ATCGAGGAGCTGAAGAATGAGAATGCCCTTCTCCGAGCGCAACTCCAGCAGCACGGCATCGAGAGCGTGGGCGAGACGCCGCCACAATGA
- the LOC110516767 gene encoding upstream stimulatory factor 2 isoform X6, giving the protein MDMHLEQSLDTATSHDKQEEEVVQLEGDGEGEQTAVTIGSIQQAQAFADHNIQYQFRSEGGQVTYRVVQVTDQQLEGRDDGGGPVSVVSTAAFPGAPQAVAQAVIQNPFSNGGSPVGETLGGETRFAYFPATAVSDGTVSVQTTSDPTQAGGQFYVMMTPPDVLQTGTQRTIAPRTHPYPEKMDGPRTPRDERRRAQHNEVERRRRDKINNWIVTLSKIIPDCNIDSTKTGASKGGILSKACDYIRELRQNNQRLLDGVKEVERVQVDNELCRQQIEELKNENALLRAQLQQHGIESVGETPPQ; this is encoded by the exons ATGGATATGCACCTCGAACAGAGTCTGGACACCGCGACAAG TCACGACAAACAAGAGGAGGAGGTCGTCCAATTAGAAG GAGACGGGGAAGGGGAGcagactgctgttaccatagGCAGTATTCAGCAGGCCCAGGCATTCGCGGACCACAACATTCAGTACCAGTTCCGCTCTGAGGGTGGTCAG gTGACTTACCGTGTTGTCCAGGTAACTGACCAGCAGCTGGAGGGGAGAGATGACGGGGGAGGGCCGGTTAGCGTGGTCTCCACGGCCGCCTTCCCCGGCGCTCCTCAAGCAGTGGCCCAG GCTGTGATCCAGAACCCTTTCAGTAATGGGGGGAGCCCCGTGGGAGAGACGCTGGGAGGGGAGACGCGCTTCGCCTACTTCCCAGCTACGGCTGTGAGCGACGGCACTGTGTCTGTGCAGACCACCTCCGACCCCACACAGGCTGGGG GTCAGTTCTACGTGATGATGACCCCTCCTGACGTCTTGCAGACAGGCACACAGCGAACCATAGCCCCGCGCACACACCCCTACCCTGA GAAAATGGATGGCCCACGGACACCCAGAGATGAAAGGAGGAGAGCTCAACACAATGAAG TTGAGAGGCGGCGGAGAGACAAGATCAACAATTGGATTGTCACGCTCTCCAAAATCATCCCCGACTGCAACATAGACAGCACCAAGACGGGGGCT AGTAAAGGGGGCATCCTGTCTAAGGCGTGTGACTACATCCGAGAGCTCCGTCAGAATAACCAGAGGCTCCTGGACGGTGtcaaagaggtggagagagtacAGGTGGACAACGAGCTCTGCAGACAGCAG ATCGAGGAGCTGAAGAATGAGAATGCCCTTCTCCGAGCGCAACTCCAGCAGCACGGCATCGAGAGCGTGGGCGAGACGCCGCCACAATGA
- the LOC110516767 gene encoding upstream stimulatory factor 2 isoform X4 yields the protein MDMHLEQSLDTATSHDKQEEEVVQLEDGEGEQTAVTIGSIQQAQAFADHNIQYQFRSEGGQVTYRVVQVTDQQLEGRDDGGGPVSVVSTAAFPGAPQAVAQAVIQNPFSNGGSPVGETLGGETRFAYFPATAVSDGTVSVQTTSDPTQAGGQFYVMMTPPDVLQTGTQRTIAPRTHPYPEDETEMLQHDGLNWKMDGPRTPRDERRRAQHNEVERRRRDKINNWIVTLSKIIPDCNIDSTKTGASKGGILSKACDYIRELRQNNQRLLDGVKEVERVQVDNELCRQQIEELKNENALLRAQLQQHGIESVGETPPQ from the exons ATGGATATGCACCTCGAACAGAGTCTGGACACCGCGACAAG TCACGACAAACAAGAGGAGGAGGTCGTCCAATTAGAAG ACGGGGAAGGGGAGcagactgctgttaccatagGCAGTATTCAGCAGGCCCAGGCATTCGCGGACCACAACATTCAGTACCAGTTCCGCTCTGAGGGTGGTCAG gTGACTTACCGTGTTGTCCAGGTAACTGACCAGCAGCTGGAGGGGAGAGATGACGGGGGAGGGCCGGTTAGCGTGGTCTCCACGGCCGCCTTCCCCGGCGCTCCTCAAGCAGTGGCCCAG GCTGTGATCCAGAACCCTTTCAGTAATGGGGGGAGCCCCGTGGGAGAGACGCTGGGAGGGGAGACGCGCTTCGCCTACTTCCCAGCTACGGCTGTGAGCGACGGCACTGTGTCTGTGCAGACCACCTCCGACCCCACACAGGCTGGGG GTCAGTTCTACGTGATGATGACCCCTCCTGACGTCTTGCAGACAGGCACACAGCGAACCATAGCCCCGCGCACACACCCCTACCCTGA AGACGAAACCGAGATGCTGCAACATGACGGTTTAAACTG GAAAATGGATGGCCCACGGACACCCAGAGATGAAAGGAGGAGAGCTCAACACAATGAAG TTGAGAGGCGGCGGAGAGACAAGATCAACAATTGGATTGTCACGCTCTCCAAAATCATCCCCGACTGCAACATAGACAGCACCAAGACGGGGGCT AGTAAAGGGGGCATCCTGTCTAAGGCGTGTGACTACATCCGAGAGCTCCGTCAGAATAACCAGAGGCTCCTGGACGGTGtcaaagaggtggagagagtacAGGTGGACAACGAGCTCTGCAGACAGCAG ATCGAGGAGCTGAAGAATGAGAATGCCCTTCTCCGAGCGCAACTCCAGCAGCACGGCATCGAGAGCGTGGGCGAGACGCCGCCACAATGA